One genomic window of Halanaerobium saccharolyticum subsp. saccharolyticum DSM 6643 includes the following:
- a CDS encoding YggS family pyridoxal phosphate-dependent enzyme — MQKEKLINNLKNVQENIKIAAAKADRNYEDVKILAVSKKHSHEEVKILKQAGVKLFGENRVQELEEKNENLLSDDIKIDWHFIGHLQRNKVKYLMRMENCRMIQSIDSLRLAKEVNKRAKKNDRKIPVLVEINISGDENKFGIAPEKAEEFLKKIINLDFLEIEGLMTILPYLDDSEKLRSYFKKMKKLFDKLSAEVIPLNELSMGMTNDYQIAVEEGSTIVRVGTAIFGEREY, encoded by the coding sequence ATGCAAAAAGAAAAATTAATTAATAATTTAAAAAATGTTCAAGAAAACATAAAAATAGCAGCAGCAAAAGCGGATCGAAATTACGAAGATGTTAAAATTCTTGCAGTTAGCAAAAAACATAGTCATGAAGAAGTTAAAATTCTTAAGCAAGCGGGAGTTAAATTATTTGGAGAAAATAGAGTTCAAGAATTAGAAGAAAAAAATGAAAATTTGCTTTCAGATGATATAAAAATTGACTGGCATTTCATTGGACATTTACAAAGAAATAAAGTAAAATATTTAATGAGAATGGAAAATTGTCGGATGATACAGTCTATTGATAGTTTAAGGTTGGCGAAAGAAGTTAATAAAAGAGCAAAAAAGAACGATCGAAAAATACCAGTTTTGGTAGAAATTAATATTTCGGGAGATGAAAATAAATTTGGTATTGCCCCCGAAAAAGCCGAGGAATTTTTAAAGAAAATAATTAATTTAGATTTTCTAGAAATAGAGGGTTTAATGACTATTTTACCATACTTAGATGATTCTGAAAAACTACGTTCTTATTTCAAAAAAATGAAAAAACTATTTGATAAACTTTCAGCTGAAGTTATTCCTTTAAATGAACTTTCAATGGGGATGACAAATGATTATCAAATTGCTGTAGAAGAAGGTTCTACTATTGTAAGAGTCGGAACAGCAATTTTTGGAGAAAGAGAATATTAA
- a CDS encoding HlyD family efflux transporter periplasmic adaptor subunit: MKKDKSISFKPFVIIFVLIIILIIGIQIFGASRFESILAAQGEVIDGFWSEVLIVRDEKVIESPISGRVDLLAGEGDRFATGRELAVIKSSNHRQKIFNKQAGIVSFAVDGLESKINFDNLDQINLNKFDDFKANYEHLLSGDKIKKGEALYRVVNNFKLYLIAEVPEYQSDRFNINELIFIEEKKTDELYEAKIIDIRHDLNKTFFYIKVEHFIPEWINRRRIELNIIKNIYRGIKIPRKAVFSQLSGQGVLKVIGYNKYEFQEIIILNGNEDYVIVSGLEIGDEVITNPEDFDYGREE; this comes from the coding sequence ATGAAAAAAGATAAAAGCATAAGCTTTAAGCCATTTGTTATAATTTTTGTCTTGATAATTATTTTGATTATAGGAATTCAAATTTTTGGAGCTTCTAGATTTGAAAGCATTTTAGCTGCTCAAGGGGAAGTTATAGACGGTTTTTGGTCAGAAGTTTTAATAGTTAGAGATGAAAAAGTGATCGAATCTCCTATATCAGGAAGAGTAGATTTGCTAGCTGGTGAAGGTGATCGATTTGCCACAGGTAGAGAACTTGCAGTAATAAAGTCTTCTAACCATCGGCAAAAAATTTTTAATAAACAGGCAGGAATAGTAAGTTTTGCAGTTGATGGTTTGGAAAGTAAAATTAATTTTGATAATTTAGATCAGATTAATTTAAATAAATTTGATGATTTTAAAGCTAACTATGAGCATTTACTCTCTGGAGATAAAATTAAAAAGGGTGAAGCTTTGTATAGAGTAGTTAATAACTTCAAACTTTATTTAATAGCAGAAGTACCCGAATATCAGTCAGATAGATTTAATATTAATGAGTTGATTTTTATTGAAGAAAAAAAAACAGATGAACTTTATGAAGCAAAAATAATTGATATAAGGCATGATTTAAATAAAACATTTTTCTACATAAAAGTAGAACATTTTATTCCCGAGTGGATTAATAGAAGAAGAATTGAATTAAATATTATAAAAAATATTTATAGAGGTATAAAAATACCTCGAAAGGCAGTTTTTAGTCAATTATCCGGGCAAGGTGTACTTAAAGTTATTGGATATAATAAATATGAGTTTCAGGAAATCATAATCTTGAATGGAAATGAAGATTATGTTATAGTAAGCGGTCTAGAGATTGGTGATGAAGTAATTACAAACCCAGAAGATTTTGATTATGGTAGGGAGGAATAG
- a CDS encoding MATE family efflux transporter, with protein sequence MKLELTKNSSRRAKTIFMLALPAMLEMSLNTLVGMADTIMISRFIGKEALAAVGFANQIIFTLIFVFSAFNAGATAMVSRSYGEGNKKRMNKIMNENLTLNIILGIIVTLFTFFFANMILNVYDITAVVKSFGTTYLKYIAIGQLFMFISFAAAAALRGSGDTKTPMYITGIANILNIIGNYILITGFWIFPELGIAGAAISTAFARFIAAALYLVLFASSKGVLKLHPSWMKISSKIFKPLINLSYAAGIEQLFMQVAFFVNGIFISKLDTTAEASFRILLNIESLSFMPAIGIAIAATTIVGKHLGEDDPEESLKSGLTAAVMGALIGTALALAYLIFPVFALRIFTTEAEVINYSAPILRIVALNQAFLAFVIIMVGALRGAGDTKGAMYITIIRLWVIFIPLSYYLIVISNYGVAGVWIAEIISFVIIALIVVKRFVKMEWANIEFFEEN encoded by the coding sequence ATGAAACTAGAATTAACTAAAAACAGCAGCAGGCGTGCGAAAACAATTTTTATGCTTGCTCTACCAGCCATGCTCGAAATGTCATTAAATACTCTGGTTGGAATGGCTGATACAATTATGATCAGTCGTTTTATCGGTAAAGAAGCCCTGGCTGCAGTTGGATTTGCTAATCAAATTATTTTCACTCTGATATTTGTCTTCTCTGCTTTCAATGCTGGAGCAACTGCAATGGTTTCCCGCAGTTATGGTGAGGGTAATAAAAAAAGAATGAATAAAATAATGAATGAAAATTTAACATTAAATATAATTTTGGGGATAATAGTTACTTTATTTACTTTCTTTTTTGCTAACATGATTTTGAATGTTTATGATATTACAGCAGTTGTTAAATCTTTTGGAACAACTTATTTAAAATATATTGCGATTGGACAACTTTTCATGTTTATTTCTTTTGCAGCTGCAGCAGCATTAAGAGGTTCTGGAGATACTAAAACACCAATGTATATCACAGGTATTGCTAATATTTTAAATATCATTGGTAATTATATTTTAATTACTGGTTTCTGGATATTCCCAGAATTAGGTATTGCCGGAGCAGCTATTTCAACTGCTTTTGCTCGCTTTATAGCAGCGGCACTATATTTAGTTTTATTTGCAAGCAGTAAAGGAGTTTTAAAACTCCATCCAAGCTGGATGAAAATTAGCAGTAAGATATTTAAACCTCTTATTAATCTGAGCTATGCAGCTGGAATTGAACAATTATTTATGCAGGTAGCATTTTTTGTTAATGGAATTTTTATTTCTAAATTGGATACTACTGCAGAAGCATCATTTAGAATTTTATTAAATATTGAATCATTATCATTTATGCCAGCAATAGGAATCGCTATTGCTGCTACTACAATTGTCGGCAAGCATCTGGGAGAAGATGATCCAGAAGAATCTTTAAAAAGTGGCTTAACAGCTGCAGTAATGGGTGCTTTAATTGGAACTGCGCTTGCTTTAGCCTATCTAATTTTCCCGGTCTTTGCACTCAGGATTTTCACAACTGAAGCAGAGGTTATTAATTATTCTGCTCCTATTTTAAGAATTGTAGCTTTGAATCAAGCATTTTTAGCTTTTGTAATAATTATGGTCGGTGCCTTAAGAGGGGCTGGAGATACAAAAGGTGCAATGTACATTACTATAATCAGACTCTGGGTTATTTTTATACCTCTCTCCTATTATTTAATTGTTATCTCTAATTATGGAGTTGCTGGAGTCTGGATTGCCGAAATAATTTCTTTTGTTATTATTGCACTAATAGTAGTAAAAAGATTTGTTAAAATGGAATGGGCAAACATCGAGTTTTTTGAAGAAAATTAA
- a CDS encoding YggT family protein, whose amino-acid sequence MYILARTISAIFEILNLLIIGRVIISWVRPNPGDMRWRKVIKFIYDITEPILGPIRELLPSGGILGLDLSPIIALFALSIIRNFLINIVI is encoded by the coding sequence ATGTATATTTTAGCAAGAACAATTAGTGCTATTTTTGAAATTTTGAATTTATTAATAATTGGTCGTGTTATCATTTCATGGGTTAGACCTAACCCTGGAGATATGAGATGGCGTAAGGTAATAAAATTCATTTATGATATAACAGAACCTATTTTAGGGCCGATCAGAGAACTGCTTCCAAGTGGTGGGATTTTAGGTCTAGATCTTTCACCTATAATTGCTTTGTTTGCTCTATCAATAATTAGGAATTTTTTGATTAATATTGTAATATAA
- a CDS encoding FprA family A-type flavoprotein, which yields MYNSIQLTESVHWVGVNDKETDLFESLWPLPEGIAYNSYVINDDKVALIDTVKINYTDTYLEKVKDVIGDKKVDYLIINHMEPDHSGSIKSMREAFPEMKIVGNAKTLNFLEGFYGITEGTMVVKDGDELDLGSRTLKFYLTPMVHWPETMMTFDQKEKILFSGDAFGGFGSLNGYLFDDEVNVDHFEDEIRRYFSNIIGKYGPVVHRTISKLSDQIEEIGMVAATHGLVWRKDPAHIIEEYDKWSQQQTEEGVVVVYGSMYGNTKIMAEAVARSLSESGIEQIKLFDVSRKDISFIINDIWKYKGIVLGSCTYNTKVFPPMDYLLKSLESRNLKNRVLGIFGSYSWSGGALDRLEEFSETVSCNLAEPVIESQFAPGGDILEKCYLLGENVAKKVKENCK from the coding sequence ATTTATAATTCAATTCAATTAACAGAATCAGTTCACTGGGTAGGAGTAAATGATAAAGAGACAGATTTGTTTGAGTCATTATGGCCTTTACCAGAAGGTATAGCTTATAATTCATATGTTATTAATGACGACAAAGTTGCACTAATTGATACAGTAAAAATTAATTATACAGATACATATTTAGAAAAAGTAAAAGATGTTATAGGAGATAAAAAAGTTGATTATTTAATAATTAACCATATGGAGCCTGATCACTCAGGATCTATAAAATCAATGCGTGAGGCTTTTCCTGAGATGAAAATTGTTGGTAATGCTAAAACTCTTAACTTTTTAGAAGGTTTTTATGGTATTACTGAAGGAACAATGGTTGTTAAAGATGGAGATGAGCTTGACTTAGGTTCTAGAACTTTAAAGTTTTATCTAACTCCAATGGTTCACTGGCCAGAAACTATGATGACTTTTGATCAGAAAGAAAAAATATTATTTTCTGGAGATGCCTTTGGTGGTTTTGGTTCTTTAAATGGATACTTATTTGATGATGAAGTTAATGTTGACCATTTTGAGGATGAAATTAGAAGATATTTTTCAAATATAATAGGTAAATATGGTCCTGTAGTCCACAGAACAATTTCAAAATTAAGTGATCAAATTGAAGAGATTGGAATGGTAGCGGCTACCCATGGCCTTGTTTGGAGAAAAGATCCTGCCCATATTATAGAAGAATATGATAAGTGGAGCCAGCAGCAGACAGAAGAGGGTGTAGTTGTTGTTTATGGTTCAATGTATGGTAACACAAAAATAATGGCTGAAGCTGTAGCGCGCTCTTTATCCGAAAGTGGAATTGAGCAGATTAAGTTATTTGATGTTTCTCGTAAAGATATTTCATTTATTATTAATGATATCTGGAAATATAAAGGAATTGTATTAGGTAGCTGTACTTATAACACTAAGGTTTTCCCACCAATGGACTACCTACTTAAAAGTTTAGAAAGCAGGAATTTGAAAAATAGAGTACTCGGCATTTTTGGATCTTACAGCTGGAGTGGTGGAGCTTTAGATAGATTAGAAGAGTTTAGTGAAACAGTTAGCTGTAATCTTGCTGAGCCAGTTATTGAATCTCAGTTTGCACCTGGTGGAGATATTTTAGAAAAATGTTATCTCTTAGGTGAAAATGTAGCTAAAAAGGTAAAGGAAAACTGCAAATAA
- the lspA gene encoding signal peptidase II, whose amino-acid sequence MYIALFSIIIIIIDQLSKHFIRVYLSQSQKISIIGDYFYLTFVKNRGAAFGILEGQRSFFILTTIFFLVFIIYLYKKELPKIFVAKIALIFLLGGSIANLIDRIIFHYVTDFIAFDIIKFYQLPVINIADIFIFFGVLILIYQLLFLADRGA is encoded by the coding sequence ATGTATATTGCCCTATTTTCCATAATAATAATTATAATAGATCAGCTGAGTAAACATTTTATTCGAGTTTATTTGAGTCAATCTCAAAAAATATCAATTATAGGTGATTATTTTTATTTGACTTTTGTTAAAAATCGAGGAGCAGCCTTTGGAATTTTGGAAGGTCAGCGCAGTTTTTTTATATTAACTACAATCTTTTTTTTAGTTTTTATTATTTATCTTTATAAGAAGGAACTTCCTAAAATATTTGTAGCAAAAATTGCTTTAATTTTCTTATTGGGAGGAAGTATAGCAAATCTTATTGATCGAATAATATTTCATTATGTAACTGATTTCATTGCTTTTGATATAATAAAATTTTATCAATTGCCGGTAATTAACATTGCTGATATTTTTATATTTTTTGGAGTTTTAATTTTAATTTATCAATTACTTTTTTTAGCAGATAGAGGTGCTTAA
- a CDS encoding DivIVA domain-containing protein, producing MKLNPLDIYNKEFKKSTFGYNTNQVDEFLDDVGIAYERLLKDLNNLQEENRSLKEKIENFEAMEDKLQNTLDTMQGTISERVEQADNEARMIIKEARMKAEKIKENAQDEVLSEKRKLEQLREQRNFFKIRFQTLLESHLEMLKEDDQNYLGSDLENDDDSDFEKATKNNVDNTISNGKEITENN from the coding sequence TTGAAATTGAACCCACTTGACATATATAATAAAGAATTTAAGAAATCTACTTTTGGTTATAATACTAATCAGGTTGATGAATTTTTAGATGATGTAGGAATCGCTTATGAAAGACTGCTTAAAGACCTCAATAATCTGCAGGAAGAGAATAGATCTTTAAAAGAAAAAATAGAAAATTTTGAAGCAATGGAAGATAAACTGCAGAATACATTAGATACCATGCAGGGAACTATATCTGAAAGGGTTGAGCAGGCTGATAATGAGGCTAGAATGATTATTAAAGAGGCGAGAATGAAAGCAGAAAAAATAAAAGAGAATGCTCAAGATGAAGTTCTTTCAGAAAAAAGAAAATTAGAGCAGTTGAGAGAACAGAGAAATTTCTTTAAAATTCGTTTTCAAACTCTTTTAGAAAGTCATTTAGAAATGCTAAAAGAAGATGATCAGAATTATTTGGGATCTGATTTAGAGAATGATGATGATTCTGATTTTGAAAAAGCTACTAAAAATAATGTTGATAACACAATTAGTAATGGAAAAGAGATTACAGAGAATAATTAG
- a CDS encoding YlmH family RNA-binding protein, with protein sequence MFDEDKLLNHLHREEDRRLGSHVLDKCEQVLKYHKTQATDFLNPYQIEIAVPLIEQVAEINFKKEGGYHRAERKRLVIFPEYLFPDLIEKQIKIYQLDGNFAFQKLTHRDFLGALMGLGLQRKMIGDILVHSDSAQIIVAAEIQDIIELKLDKVHQVPVEVKEIDESEIIKPVKHEKEILTTVASMRLDSVASSGFGDSRNKMSRDIENEKVKLNWKIESDPAAEVEIGDLISVRGRGRVKVEEQRGISNKGRIKLTLKRLT encoded by the coding sequence ATGTTTGATGAGGATAAGTTATTAAATCATTTACACAGAGAAGAAGATAGAAGGTTGGGGTCTCATGTTCTAGATAAATGTGAACAGGTATTAAAATATCATAAAACACAGGCTACTGATTTTTTAAACCCATATCAGATAGAAATAGCTGTACCTTTAATTGAGCAAGTTGCAGAAATTAATTTTAAAAAAGAAGGTGGTTATCATAGAGCGGAAAGAAAACGGCTGGTTATTTTTCCCGAATATCTTTTTCCTGATTTAATTGAAAAACAGATTAAGATTTATCAGCTTGATGGTAATTTTGCTTTTCAAAAATTAACTCATAGAGATTTTTTAGGGGCATTAATGGGTTTAGGTTTGCAGAGAAAAATGATTGGTGATATTCTTGTTCATTCAGACTCTGCTCAGATTATTGTAGCGGCTGAAATTCAGGATATAATTGAGTTGAAATTAGACAAGGTTCATCAGGTTCCAGTGGAAGTTAAAGAAATTGATGAGTCTGAAATAATAAAGCCTGTAAAACATGAAAAAGAAATATTGACAACAGTTGCTTCTATGAGATTAGATTCAGTTGCTAGTTCTGGTTTTGGTGATTCCCGTAATAAAATGTCTCGAGACATAGAGAATGAGAAAGTAAAATTGAATTGGAAGATTGAATCTGATCCTGCAGCAGAAGTTGAAATTGGTGATTTGATTTCAGTTAGAGGCAGAGGTAGAGTTAAAGTTGAAGAACAAAGAGGTATTTCAAATAAAGGTAGAATTAAGTTAACTTTAAAAAGATTAACTTAA
- the ileS gene encoding isoleucine--tRNA ligase — protein MSYKETINLPNTDFPMRANLSERELDFQKLWQEKKIYEKAVENREGNEPFILHDGPPYANGDIHIGHALNKVLKDFITRFSTLKGYYSPYVPGWDTHGLPIEYQVTSEMTDEERAELSVPELREKCTNYALKYIDRQRDQFKRLGVWGEWENPYLTLNKEYEVKQIEVFGEMAKKDLFYRGKKPVHWCPSCETALAEAEVEYGEDRAPSIFVKFPMMDQVEVGGVTLNSEDSYIVIWTTTPWTIPSNMAIAFHPEYPYVVVEVEGEKLVMAKALVDSVMSQTGIKEYEIISEDFSGKELENKRAKHPLFDRESLLILGDHATLEQGSGCIHTAPGHGHDDFVVGQEYNLEVYSPMDNKGYFTEEAGEFAGKHYDEANIMVTDKLKEKNLLMDLSFIDHRYPHCWRCKTNLVFRATDQWFASIDAIKEETLAAIADVDWHPEWGEERMTNMISERSDWCISRQKKWGVPIPIFFCDDCGEAVINDDTLDSVKEIFAEKGSSSWYELSAKELLPEAYSCPHCGGNHFTKEEDIMDVWFDSGSSHKAVLETRDNLSWPAQVYLEGTDQYRGWFNSSLLTAVATEGVAPYKEVITNGFTVDKKGNKMSKSKGNVVSPHKVIDQYGADILRLWVASSDFKNDVRVSDNILKQSSEAYRRIRNTYRFILGNISDFDSEENYVEYEDRRELDRWIMIRLQDLIEKITTAYEKYEYHRVYHDVHNFCTVEMSSLYMDITKDRLYTDGTDSLSRRSAQSTLYDIMMALVVTLAPIIPHTSEEVWQFLPDEMKSEESIFLTDWPEVKKNYYDQELLAKWDKLLAIRKDVSKALELARAEKKIGNSLEAMVELAGTSEAQQELLTSEIDQLADLFIVSQAELNDDLNAENAHQGEESSVLVKVSEAKGEKCDRCWKYDETVGELEAHDDICQRCANVIESEK, from the coding sequence ATGAGTTATAAAGAGACAATTAATTTACCTAATACAGATTTTCCAATGCGGGCAAATCTAAGTGAAAGAGAATTGGATTTTCAAAAACTATGGCAGGAAAAAAAGATTTACGAAAAAGCAGTCGAAAATAGAGAAGGTAATGAACCTTTTATTTTGCATGATGGTCCTCCTTATGCAAATGGAGATATACATATTGGTCATGCCTTAAATAAAGTATTAAAGGATTTTATAACAAGGTTTTCCACTCTTAAAGGTTATTATTCTCCTTATGTACCGGGATGGGATACACATGGTTTACCGATAGAATATCAAGTAACAAGCGAAATGACAGATGAAGAAAGAGCTGAACTTTCTGTCCCCGAATTAAGAGAAAAATGTACAAATTATGCTTTGAAATATATTGACCGCCAGCGTGATCAGTTTAAGCGTCTTGGTGTTTGGGGAGAATGGGAGAATCCATATCTGACCTTAAATAAAGAATATGAAGTAAAACAGATAGAAGTTTTTGGAGAAATGGCTAAAAAAGATTTGTTTTATCGCGGCAAAAAACCTGTACACTGGTGTCCAAGTTGTGAGACAGCTCTTGCCGAAGCAGAAGTAGAATATGGTGAAGATAGAGCACCTTCTATTTTTGTTAAATTCCCAATGATGGATCAGGTTGAAGTTGGTGGAGTTACTTTAAATAGTGAAGATAGCTATATAGTTATCTGGACAACAACTCCCTGGACTATTCCTTCTAATATGGCTATTGCTTTTCATCCAGAATATCCTTATGTTGTTGTAGAAGTAGAAGGAGAAAAGCTGGTAATGGCTAAAGCACTTGTAGATTCAGTAATGTCTCAAACTGGAATCAAAGAATATGAAATCATTAGTGAAGACTTTAGTGGTAAAGAGCTTGAAAATAAAAGAGCAAAACATCCTCTGTTTGATAGGGAATCTCTTCTAATTCTTGGAGATCATGCAACTTTAGAACAGGGTTCAGGTTGTATCCACACTGCTCCCGGCCATGGTCATGATGACTTTGTAGTTGGACAAGAATATAATTTAGAAGTTTATTCACCAATGGATAACAAAGGTTATTTTACCGAAGAGGCTGGAGAATTTGCTGGCAAACATTATGATGAAGCTAATATAATGGTAACTGATAAATTAAAAGAAAAAAATCTGCTGATGGATTTAAGCTTTATTGATCACCGCTATCCTCACTGCTGGCGTTGTAAAACTAACTTAGTTTTTAGAGCTACAGATCAGTGGTTTGCATCTATTGATGCAATTAAAGAAGAAACACTGGCTGCTATAGCAGATGTTGATTGGCACCCTGAGTGGGGAGAAGAAAGAATGACAAATATGATTTCTGAACGCTCAGATTGGTGTATTTCTCGTCAGAAAAAATGGGGAGTACCAATTCCTATTTTCTTCTGTGATGATTGTGGAGAAGCAGTAATTAATGATGATACTTTAGACTCTGTTAAAGAAATTTTTGCAGAAAAAGGTTCATCTTCTTGGTATGAGCTTTCAGCAAAAGAACTATTGCCAGAAGCTTATAGTTGTCCTCATTGTGGTGGGAATCACTTTACAAAAGAAGAAGATATTATGGATGTCTGGTTTGATTCAGGTTCCAGTCATAAGGCTGTTTTAGAAACTAGAGATAATTTAAGCTGGCCAGCACAGGTTTATCTTGAAGGTACAGATCAATATCGTGGTTGGTTTAACTCTTCACTATTAACAGCTGTAGCAACAGAAGGAGTTGCCCCTTATAAAGAAGTAATTACTAATGGTTTTACTGTAGATAAAAAAGGTAATAAGATGTCTAAATCCAAAGGTAATGTGGTTTCTCCACATAAAGTAATTGACCAGTATGGTGCAGATATTTTAAGATTATGGGTTGCATCTTCTGATTTTAAAAATGATGTTAGAGTTTCAGACAATATTTTAAAACAGAGTTCTGAAGCTTATAGAAGAATTAGAAATACCTATCGCTTCATTTTAGGTAATATTAGTGATTTTGATAGCGAAGAAAATTATGTAGAATACGAAGATCGCAGAGAATTAGATCGCTGGATTATGATTCGTCTGCAGGATTTAATTGAGAAAATAACTACTGCTTATGAAAAATACGAATATCACAGAGTTTATCATGATGTTCATAACTTCTGTACTGTAGAAATGAGCTCTCTTTATATGGATATTACTAAAGATCGTTTATATACAGATGGAACAGATTCTTTAAGTAGGCGCTCTGCCCAGAGTACACTTTATGATATTATGATGGCTTTGGTTGTTACACTGGCGCCAATAATTCCTCATACATCAGAAGAAGTTTGGCAGTTCTTACCTGATGAAATGAAATCTGAAGAAAGCATCTTTTTAACTGATTGGCCAGAAGTTAAGAAAAATTATTATGATCAAGAACTGCTTGCTAAATGGGATAAGCTCTTGGCAATTAGAAAAGATGTATCTAAAGCTTTAGAATTAGCAAGAGCAGAAAAGAAAATAGGTAACTCTCTGGAAGCAATGGTTGAACTTGCGGGAACATCGGAAGCTCAACAAGAGTTATTGACTTCAGAAATTGATCAATTAGCTGACCTATTTATAGTATCTCAGGCCGAACTTAATGATGATTTAAATGCTGAAAATGCTCATCAGGGTGAAGAAAGTTCTGTTTTAGTAAAAGTTAGTGAAGCTAAAGGAGAAAAATGTGATCGCTGCTGGAAGTATGATGAAACAGTTGGTGAACTGGAAGCCCATGACGATATTTGTCAGCGATGTGCAAATGTAATTGAATCAGAAAAATAA
- a CDS encoding RluA family pseudouridine synthase codes for MEEYSLKVEKKDQGQRIDKFLASEYDDLSRSFIQTLIEEKKVTVNGDIVDKSYKITENDFLKIIIEEKESEIKAVEMDLDVVYEDQDIIVINKNADRVVHPAPGHHDDTIVNALLAHVDNLSAINGVKRPGIVHRLDKDTSGLLIVAKNDKSHKELAKQFKNRTVDKYYYALIEGNLAYKKGKIDAPIGRDPKNRKKMAVRKRRSKKAISRFKIIEEFKTHTLVEVKIETGRTHQIRVHFSYLGHPVVGDKKYGSKNTLNAKRQLLHARKLAVKHPTTGKKIVFEAELKDDFKEILNKLRS; via the coding sequence ATGGAGGAATACAGTCTTAAAGTAGAGAAAAAAGACCAGGGGCAAAGAATAGATAAATTCTTAGCTTCTGAATACGATGATTTATCACGTTCATTTATTCAAACATTAATAGAAGAAAAAAAGGTTACAGTAAATGGGGATATAGTTGATAAAAGTTATAAAATAACTGAAAATGACTTTTTGAAAATAATTATTGAAGAAAAAGAAAGTGAAATCAAAGCTGTAGAAATGGATTTGGATGTTGTTTATGAGGATCAGGATATAATTGTGATTAATAAAAATGCTGATCGAGTTGTTCATCCAGCTCCGGGCCACCACGATGACACTATTGTTAATGCACTACTGGCCCATGTTGATAATCTATCAGCAATAAATGGAGTCAAAAGACCTGGAATTGTTCACCGATTGGATAAAGACACTTCAGGCTTATTAATTGTGGCTAAAAATGATAAGAGTCATAAAGAATTGGCCAAACAATTTAAAAATAGGACTGTAGACAAATATTATTATGCTCTAATTGAAGGGAATTTAGCATATAAAAAAGGTAAAATAGATGCTCCAATCGGAAGGGATCCCAAAAACAGGAAAAAAATGGCTGTCCGAAAAAGAAGAAGTAAAAAAGCTATTAGCCGTTTTAAAATAATTGAAGAGTTTAAAACTCACACATTAGTTGAAGTGAAAATTGAAACTGGTAGAACTCATCAAATTAGAGTGCATTTTTCTTATTTAGGACATCCAGTAGTTGGAGATAAAAAGTATGGATCAAAAAACACTTTAAATGCTAAAAGACAGCTCTTACATGCTAGAAAACTAGCTGTTAAGCACCCAACAACAGGTAAAAAAATAGTATTTGAAGCAGAATTAAAAGACGATTTTAAAGAGATTTTAAATAAGCTTAGAAGCTAA